Genomic segment of Kibdelosporangium phytohabitans:
GCCGACGATCGACGGTTCGGCCACATGAACGACCAGACCGGAGCAGTCTCCATGAGACCGCTCCGGTCTGTCCTTATTAGACAGAGCGGTCGGGGCGCGCGCTCATCGCCACGCGAAACATCTTCGCTACTCTTTGTGTCGATCATCACCCGTGCAATCCACCCCGTTCGGTGGACACGAATCGTCCGTGTAACCGGTCAAGAACATGCGCGGCAGCGACGCCGCGTGCCGGTTGCGGCACCCACACCCTGTGCGGAAACGGCGTGGCGGTGTTTCCGGAGTCAACACGAACGAAGGTGGGAGCACGGTGGTTCCTGGTCGCGGCGAGACGCTCGCCTTGACTGCTGCTCAGTCGGGAATCTGGTTCGCGCAGCGGCTTGAGCCCGACAACCCGATGTTCGCCATCGCGCAGTACCTGGACATTCACGGCGACGTGGACGTTGCGTCGCTGACACGAGCCGTGCGTCAGGTCCTGTCCGAAACGGACGCGCTGCGGTTGCGGTTCACGGAGATCGACGACGAGCCGCGGCAGTACGTGGCACCGCTCGGTGACTGGTCCTTGCCGGTGGTCGACTTCACGCCCGACACGGCGGGGGAGACCGCGGCGTTAGCGTGGATGTACCGGGAACTCGCGACTCCCGTTGACGTGTTCGAGCACCAGCTGTTCACGGCGGCGTTGTTGCGCGTGTCCCCGACCCGGTACTTCTTCTACCACCGCGTTCACCACCTGCTGGTCGACGGTTTCGGCGCGGCTCTTGTCGTGCGGCAGGTCGCGGACAACTACCGGACGCTGCAGGTCGGCGGCCAGCTTGAGCCCAGTGGTTTCGGCACTGTGGCCGAGGTGCTGCGCGACGACGTCGAGTACCGGCGTTCCGAACGGCACACCATCGACGGCGGCTACTGGCGGGCACGCTTTGCCGACCAGCCAGAAGCGACTGTCCTGTCGGACTCCTCAGCCGCGATGGCCACGAGCTTTCTCCAGCACACCGGGTGGCTCCGCCCCGACGAGGCCGAGGTATTGCGCAGTGCCGCGCGAGCCCTGCGCACCGACTGGTCCCCGTTCGTCATCGCCGCTGCCGCCGCTTACCTGCATCGCAGCTGCGGGGCCAGCGATGTCGTGTTGGGCATGCCGGTCACGGCCCGGCGTTCATCGTTGCTGCGCGCCACGCCGGCCATGGTGTCCAACATCGTGCCGCTACGGCTGCACGTCACACCCGCGACCACGATGGCGGAGCTGGTGGCGCAGGCATCGCGAGAGATCCGAGCCGCCCTGAAACATCAGCGCTACCGGTTCGAGGATCTGCGCCGCGACCTCGCGTTGCCGCGAGGCCAGCGCCTGCACGGCCCGACGGTCAACATCCTGCCGTTCGATCCGCGCATCGAGTTCGGCTCGCACGACGCGGCGATGCACAACCTGTCCGTCGGCCCGGTGGACGACCTGTCGATCGTCGTCCAGGGCATCTCGGCTGAACACGGCATTCGAGTCGACTTCGCCGCCAACCCCGCGCGCTACGGCGATGAGGAGGTCGCCGGCCACCGTGACCGCTTCCTGCGGTTGCTGCGCGCGGTCATGACCGCGCCCACCACCCCGATCGGCGCGGTGCAGCTGCTCGCGGACGACGAGCAGGACCGGGTGCTGCGCAGCTGGAACCAGACCGGGCACGACACCGAGCCCACGACCGTGCCGGAGCTGTTCGCTCGTCAGGCTTCTGAGACACCAGCTCGGATCGCCGTGTCAGACGGCACCACGACCTTGACGTTCGCCGAACTGGACGAACGAGCCGACCGCCTCGCACGCGCGTTGGCCGCGCGTGGCGCGCGGCCTGGACAGGTCGTGGCAGTCGCGGTGCGCCGCTCGGTGGACACGATCATCGCGCTGCTCGCGGTCAGCCGGGCCGGTGCCGCGTATCTTCCGCTTGACGTGAGCTACCCTGCCGAGCGGCTTGGCTACCTCATCGAGGACGCCACGCCGAGCATGGTGCTCACCGACCACACGACCCGTGAGTTGCTGCCCGTGCCCGCGTTGTTGCTCGAGGAGCTATACCACGAGAACGGGCCGCTGGTTGATCTCGTCGCGCCTGGCCCGCAGGACGTCGCGTACCTCACCTACACGTCCGGCTCGACCGGTCGCCCCAAGGGCGTCGTGGTGGAGCACGGCTCGCTGACCAATCTGTTTGAACACCATCGCCGTGGTGTGTTCGCGGCCGGGCGCGCGGCAACGGGCAAAGACATCCTGCGGGTCGCCCATCTCGCGGGCGTGGCCTTCGACGCCGCGTGGGATCCGGTGCTGTGGCTGCTGGACGGGCACGAACTGTGGATGGTGCCCGACCAGGTGCGGCGCGATCCGGAGGAGTGCGCCCGTTATCTCGCCGATGAACGCGTCGACTCGATCGAAACCACACCGTCCTATGTTCGCCAGCTGCTGGCCGCGGGGCTACTCGACGGCCGATTCCCGGCGGTCTGGGCGCTGGGTGGTGAGGCCGTCGATGGCGCGTTGTGGCGTGACCTGGCCGCTGTGGATGGGTTGACGGCGTTCAACCTGTACGGGCCGACCGAGGCCACAGTGGACGCTGTGATCGCGGCGATACCGTCGTCTGCCGAACCGACGATCGGCACGCCGGTGGACAACGCACGCGCCTACGTGCTCGACTCCGTGCTGCGACCGGTCGCGCCGGGTGTGGTCGGCGAGCTGTATCTCGCCGGCACGGGACTGGCGCGCGGCTATCACCGACGTCCGGCGCTGACCGCGCAACGGTTTGTCGCCAACCCCTTCGAGAAGGGCGGACAGCGGCTGTATCGCACCGGTGACCGGGTGCGGTGGTCGTCGAACGGCTCGCTGGAGTTCGTGGGGCGCGTCGACGACCAGGCCAAGATCCGCGGTGTGCGGGTCGAACCGGGTGAAGTCGAGGCGGCATTGATCGCCTTCGAGGATGTCGCCCAGGCGGCCGTGCTCGTGCACGGCAGCGGCGAGACAGCCAGGCTGGTGGCCTACACCGTCTCCGACGCGCGCCCGGACGAGCTGCGCGAGCGCCTGATCACGGCCCTTCCCGAGTACCTCGTGCCGCACACGGTCATCGCTGTGCCTGACATTCCTCTGACCCCCCACGGGAAAGTCGACCGCGCACGGCTGCCCATGCCGACATCGGCGACGGCGTCCGACGTGGACACAGCGCCGCGGACCGAGACCGAGCGGGTCCTGTGCCGGATCTTCGCCGACGTCGTCGTCGCCACCCGTGTCGGCGTGGACGACGACTTCTTCGCTCTCGGCGGGCATTCCCTGCTCGCGACCCGGGTCGTGGGCCGGGTCCGTACCGAACTGGCGACCGAGGTCGCTATCCGCGACCTGTTCGAGGCACCCACGCCGGCCCAGCTCGCGGCACGGCTGACCGGCCGGGCAGCGTCGGCGCGACCCGTGCTCCAGCAACGAGTACGTCCGGAGCGCCTACCGCTGTCGTTCGCGCAGCGGCGCCTGTGGTTCCTCAACCGGCTCAACCCGCTGGCCGCCGACTACAACATGCCGGTCGTGCTGCGCTTGACCGGTGAACTGGACGTGGCCGCGTTGCGGGCGGCCCTCACCGATGTCGTGGCGCGCCATGAGAGTCTGCGCACGATCTTTCCCGAGGCCGACGGTGAGCCACGCCAACGGATCCTCACCGCGCACGAGGTCGACCTGACGACCGTGGACATCGCCGCCGGGGACCTGAACCGCCGGATCGCCGAGCAAGCAGGACGAGGGTTCGATCTGAGCACCGACGTGCCGCTGCGCGCGCACCTGCTGCGGACCTCCGCGAGTGACCACGTGCTTGTGCTGGTCATCCACCACATCGCCGGTGACGGCTGGTCGTTCGGCCCCTTGGCACGCGACCTGGCAGTGTCCTACGAGAAGCGACTGGACGGTGCGGAGCCCGATCTGCCTGCCCTGGCCGTCCAGTACGCCGACTACGCGTTGTGGCAGCGGGAACTCCTCGGCTCCGACGAGGAGCCCGGCAGTCGCGCCGCGGCCCAGTTGGCGTACTGGACGGACACGCTGCGCGACCTGCCCGCCGAGGTGAGCCTGCCGGTAGACCGGCCACGCCCGGCGACACCTGCCGGGACGGGCGGTGTGGTGCCGGTCGACATACCCGCGCGGTTGCACACCGCGCTCGAGGACCTGGCCACCCGGCACGGCGCGAGCATGTTCATGGCACTGCACGCCGCGTTCGCGGCCACGCTCACCAAGCTGGGCGCGGGCACCGACATCGTGATCGGCACTCCCGTGGCCGGCCGCACCGAACCGGCCCTCGACGAGCTCGTCGGATTCTTCGTCACCACCCTTGTCCTGCGCACCGACCTGTCCGGGGACCCCAGCTTCACCGATGTGCTGCGGTGGGTGCGTGACACCGACCTGTCGGCCTTCGAGCACCAGGACCTGCCGTTCGAGCGGATCGTGGAGGCACTCGCGCCACCACGCGTGCCCGGACGCAACCCGCTGTTCCAGGTCATGCTCACCCTGCAGAACAACCCAGCACCGGTGGCCGAGCTAGGTGGCGTCCGCATCGAGGTCGAGCCCGCGGTCCACGCGGGCACAGCGAAGTTCGACCTGTCCCTCGACCTCACCGAGCACCATGACGTCCACGGCGCGGCGGCCGGGATCACCGGAGCGATCGAGTACAGCGCCGAGCTGTTCGACGCCACGACCGTCGAACGGATCGCGCAGCACTTCGTCACACTGCTCGAAGCCGCGCTCACGGCACCAGAACGGCCGCTGCGACTCGCGAGCGTGCTCACCGACGCTCAACGTCAGGACATCGTCGAGGAATGGAACGGGCCACGCCACCACATTCCCGCCGTGACGCTCCCAGAACTGTTCACCGCTCAGGCAACCGACCACCCACACCGAACCGCGGTGGTCGCGACGGACGGCACGCTCGATTTCGCCAAGCTCGACGACCGCGCCAACCGCCTCGCCCGTCTCCTGATCTCCTCGGGCGCACGAACCGGCCAGCCGGTCGCGGTCGTCCTGCCGCGCACGGCCAACACGGTGGTAGCACTGCTGGCTGTACTCAAAGCGGGTGCGACCTACCTGCCGGTCGACATCTCCTATCCCGACGACCGCATCGCCTATCTCCTCGCTGACGCACACCCGGCACTGCTGGTGAGCACCACCGACGTGGCACACCGTCTGGACACCACCCTGCCGACTGTGCTGCTCGACCAGCCGGGCCTGCTCGACGAGCAGGACGGCCGGCCGCTCCCTGCCAGCCCCGCTCCTGGCGACCTCGCCTACCTGCTGTACACCTCGGGCTCCACCGGACGCCCCAAGGGAGTCGCGGTCGAGCACCGCAGCCTGGTCAACCTGCTGCACAGCCACCGTTTCCAGGTCTTCGGACCAGCGACCGCGGCCGCGGGCCGCGCGGTGCTGCGGATCGGGCACACGGCGGGCGTGTCGTTCGACGCCTCCTGGGACCCGATCCTGTGGATGGTCGACGGACACGAGCTGCATCTGCTCGACGACGACACCCGCCGTGATCCCGAGGCCTTGCTGTCCTATGTGGCACAGCAGGAGATCGACGTACTGGAAACCACACCGTCCTATGTCCGCCAGTTGCTCGCGATGGGCCTGCTGGCCCACGAGCGGCATCGTCCGACTGTTCTGGCGCTCGGTGGCGAGGCCGTGGACGGTCCATTGTGGCGGGATATCGCCGCCGCGCCGGATGTGCTGGCGTTCAACTTCTACGGTCCCACCGAGTCCACGGTGGACTCGGTGGTGGCGCGGATCGCGGCTCACCCCGTCCCGGTGATCGGCCGTGGCGTCCACAACGTCGACACCCACGTGCTGGACTCGGGTTTGATGCCAGTGGCGCCGGGTGTGACCGGGGAGCTGTACCTTGCTGGAGCCGGGCTTGCTCGCGGTTATCGCGGCAAGCCCGGGTTGACCGCCGAGCGGTTCGTGGCCGATCCGTTCGCCGCCGACGGCTCACGGATGTACCGCACCGGTGATCTGGTGCGCTGGCGTGCCGACGGAGTGCTGGAGTTCGTCGGACGGGTCGACGACCAGGTCAAGATCCGCGGTTTCCGGGTGGAACTCGGCGAGATCGAGGCGGTGCTCGCCTCCGCCGAAGGAGTCACGGCCGCGGCTGTCGTCGTCGACACCGCAACGGAGGGAATCCAGCGGCTGATCGCCTACGTTGCCGGCGAACGTGTCGACACGGCCGACCTGCGCGCTAAGGCCGCTCAAGTCCTGCCGGACTACATGGTGCCTCAGTCGATCGTCACGATCGCCGAGCTGCCGTTGACGCCCAACGGCAAGCTGGATCGCACGCGGCTGCCCGCGCCGGGCCCGGCCGAGACGAGTGCTCGCCGTATCCCGCGCGACGGGACCGAAGCCGCGCTGTGTGAGCTGTTCGCCGAGACCCTCGGCCTTGCCGGGGTCGGCGTCGATGACGACTTCTTCGCGCTGGGTGGGCACTCGCTGCTGGTCACCCGGCTCGTCAGCCGCATCAGGGCCAAGCTGGGTGTGGACGTGGCGATCCGCACGGTGTTCGAGGCCGCGACACCGGCCGCGCTGGCCATGCGGTGGGCCGAGGTCCGTGCCGCCCGCGCACCGCTGACCCGGCAGGTGCGTCCTGAACGGATCCCGCTGTCCTACGCCCAGCGACGCATGTGGTTCCTCAACGGGTTCGAAGGCACCGGTGCGGGCTACCACATCCCGATGGCCCTGCGCCTGCACGGCGACCTGGACCACGAGGCCCTCGAAGGGGCACTGGGGGACGTCCTGGGGCGGCACGAAAGCCTCCGCACCGTGTTTCCCGTCGATGAGGGTGTTCCCTACCAACAGGTTCTGCCCACGGCGCATGTGGCACTGCCGGTGCTCGACATCGAGCCTGCCGCGCTTGCCGAGACGATCGCCGCACGGGCAGCCGAACCGTTCGACCTGGACCACGATCTGCCGATTCGCGCGGCACTGCTGCGCACCGCGGCCGACGAGCACGTGCTGCTCCTGGTGGTGCACCACATCGCCAGCGATGGCTGGTCGACTGGTCCGCTGGCCAGGGACCTCACCGCGGCGTACACGGCACGGCGCGGTGATGCCGGCGCATGGTCGGCACCCGCGCTTCCGGTGCAGTACGCGGATTACACGCTGTGGCAACAGGAAATCCTCGGCGCCGAGCACGACCCGGCCAGCCCGTTGCGCCGTGAACTGGACTTCTGGCAGCGGACGCTCGCGGGGATCCCCGAGGAGTTGTCCCTGCCGTACGACCACCCGCGACCCGCCGAATCGACCTACACCGGCGGCACAGTCCGTCTGGAGCTGCCCAGGACGTTGCACGAGAAGGCGGCGCGGTACGCGAGCCGGCGCGGGGCGAGCCTGTTCATGGTCCTGCACGCTGGGCTCGCGACGGTGCTGTCCCGGTTGGGTGGCGGGACCGACATCCCGATCGGTACCCCGGTCGCCGGCCGCACTGACGAACAGCTCGACGAACTGGTCGGGTTCTTCGTCAACACACTGGTGTTGCGTACGGATCTGTCCGGCGCGCCGAGTTTCGCCGACCTGCTCGACCGTGTCCGGGCGGCCGATCTGGCCGCGTTCGACCACCAGGGCGTGCCGTTCGAACGGGTCGTCGAGGAACTGGCGCCCACACGCAGCCTCAGTCGCCACCCGCTGTTCCAGGTGATGCTGGCGCTGCAGAACACACCACCGGCCACAGTGGACCTGCCCGGACTGGCCGTGTCGCTCGTGGACTACGACGACGTGGCCGCGGTGAAGTTCGACCTGTCGGTGTCCCTGACCGAGCACCACAACCCCGACGGCACTCCGGCCGGACTGGACGGCACGGTGGAGTACAGCGCCGACCTGTTCGAACCGGACACGGTGGACCGTCTCGCGGGCTGGTTCGTCAGCGTGCTCGACACCGCGTTGGACGATCCCGAGCGGCCCATCACCGAGCTGGACCTGCTGTCGGCCGGGGAGGTCGAGACAGTTCTGGAGACGTGGAACGACACCGCCAGGACGCTGCCGCCCGAGACAGTCGTCGAGGCGTTCGAACGCCAAGCCGATCACAGCCGTGACGACATCGCGGTCGTGGCCAGCCTCGGCCGCGTCTCGGCGAACCGGCTCAACGCCGAGGCCAACCAGCTCGCCCGGCTGCTGCGGCAGCGCGGAGTGGGCGCCGGGCACACCGTGGGCGTGGCCCTGCCGCGGTCGGTTGGCACTGTCGTCGCGCTGCTGGGTGTGCTCAAGTCCGGCGCGACCTATCTGCCGATCGACCTGACGTATCCGACCGACCGGATCACCTACATGGTCACGGACGCGAACCCCTCGCTCGTCCTGACCACCTCCGCGGCCACCGATCGGTTGCCCAAGGTCGCGACACTGGCGCTGGACGAGCACCGCGCGACCCTGGCTGGGCTCTCGGCCGACAACCTGTCCAACGCCGAACGGCTGCGGCCACTGACCCCGCGGCAACCGGCCTACGTCATCTACACCTCCGGGTCCACCGGCCGCCCGAAAGGCGTGGTCGTGGAGCACCGGTCGCTGACGAACCTGTTGCGCCAGCACGCCGAGCACGTGTTCACCCCCGCGAGTGAGCGGTTGGGCCGCCGGTTGCGGGTCGCGCTGACCTCCGCGGTCGGGTTCGACGCGTCCTGGGACCCGGTGTTGTGGATGATCGCCGGGCACGAGCTGCACATCATCGACGACGAGACCCGACGCGATCCGGCCGCGCTCGTGGACTACGTGCGGGACAACGACGTGGACGCCATCGAGACCACACCGTCCTACCTGCGTCAGTTGCTCGCCGCCGGGCTCGTTGACGGTCCCGGCCATCGGCCCGCGGTACTGGCGCTGGGCGGCGAGGCGGTCGACGACCGGCTGTGGACACAACTGCGGGCGATCGACGGTGTGACCGCCTACAACTTCTACGGCCCGACGGAGTCCACGGTGAACGCCGTGGTGACCTCGCTCGCCGAGG
This window contains:
- a CDS encoding non-ribosomal peptide synthetase gives rise to the protein MVPGRGETLALTAAQSGIWFAQRLEPDNPMFAIAQYLDIHGDVDVASLTRAVRQVLSETDALRLRFTEIDDEPRQYVAPLGDWSLPVVDFTPDTAGETAALAWMYRELATPVDVFEHQLFTAALLRVSPTRYFFYHRVHHLLVDGFGAALVVRQVADNYRTLQVGGQLEPSGFGTVAEVLRDDVEYRRSERHTIDGGYWRARFADQPEATVLSDSSAAMATSFLQHTGWLRPDEAEVLRSAARALRTDWSPFVIAAAAAYLHRSCGASDVVLGMPVTARRSSLLRATPAMVSNIVPLRLHVTPATTMAELVAQASREIRAALKHQRYRFEDLRRDLALPRGQRLHGPTVNILPFDPRIEFGSHDAAMHNLSVGPVDDLSIVVQGISAEHGIRVDFAANPARYGDEEVAGHRDRFLRLLRAVMTAPTTPIGAVQLLADDEQDRVLRSWNQTGHDTEPTTVPELFARQASETPARIAVSDGTTTLTFAELDERADRLARALAARGARPGQVVAVAVRRSVDTIIALLAVSRAGAAYLPLDVSYPAERLGYLIEDATPSMVLTDHTTRELLPVPALLLEELYHENGPLVDLVAPGPQDVAYLTYTSGSTGRPKGVVVEHGSLTNLFEHHRRGVFAAGRAATGKDILRVAHLAGVAFDAAWDPVLWLLDGHELWMVPDQVRRDPEECARYLADERVDSIETTPSYVRQLLAAGLLDGRFPAVWALGGEAVDGALWRDLAAVDGLTAFNLYGPTEATVDAVIAAIPSSAEPTIGTPVDNARAYVLDSVLRPVAPGVVGELYLAGTGLARGYHRRPALTAQRFVANPFEKGGQRLYRTGDRVRWSSNGSLEFVGRVDDQAKIRGVRVEPGEVEAALIAFEDVAQAAVLVHGSGETARLVAYTVSDARPDELRERLITALPEYLVPHTVIAVPDIPLTPHGKVDRARLPMPTSATASDVDTAPRTETERVLCRIFADVVVATRVGVDDDFFALGGHSLLATRVVGRVRTELATEVAIRDLFEAPTPAQLAARLTGRAASARPVLQQRVRPERLPLSFAQRRLWFLNRLNPLAADYNMPVVLRLTGELDVAALRAALTDVVARHESLRTIFPEADGEPRQRILTAHEVDLTTVDIAAGDLNRRIAEQAGRGFDLSTDVPLRAHLLRTSASDHVLVLVIHHIAGDGWSFGPLARDLAVSYEKRLDGAEPDLPALAVQYADYALWQRELLGSDEEPGSRAAAQLAYWTDTLRDLPAEVSLPVDRPRPATPAGTGGVVPVDIPARLHTALEDLATRHGASMFMALHAAFAATLTKLGAGTDIVIGTPVAGRTEPALDELVGFFVTTLVLRTDLSGDPSFTDVLRWVRDTDLSAFEHQDLPFERIVEALAPPRVPGRNPLFQVMLTLQNNPAPVAELGGVRIEVEPAVHAGTAKFDLSLDLTEHHDVHGAAAGITGAIEYSAELFDATTVERIAQHFVTLLEAALTAPERPLRLASVLTDAQRQDIVEEWNGPRHHIPAVTLPELFTAQATDHPHRTAVVATDGTLDFAKLDDRANRLARLLISSGARTGQPVAVVLPRTANTVVALLAVLKAGATYLPVDISYPDDRIAYLLADAHPALLVSTTDVAHRLDTTLPTVLLDQPGLLDEQDGRPLPASPAPGDLAYLLYTSGSTGRPKGVAVEHRSLVNLLHSHRFQVFGPATAAAGRAVLRIGHTAGVSFDASWDPILWMVDGHELHLLDDDTRRDPEALLSYVAQQEIDVLETTPSYVRQLLAMGLLAHERHRPTVLALGGEAVDGPLWRDIAAAPDVLAFNFYGPTESTVDSVVARIAAHPVPVIGRGVHNVDTHVLDSGLMPVAPGVTGELYLAGAGLARGYRGKPGLTAERFVADPFAADGSRMYRTGDLVRWRADGVLEFVGRVDDQVKIRGFRVELGEIEAVLASAEGVTAAAVVVDTATEGIQRLIAYVAGERVDTADLRAKAAQVLPDYMVPQSIVTIAELPLTPNGKLDRTRLPAPGPAETSARRIPRDGTEAALCELFAETLGLAGVGVDDDFFALGGHSLLVTRLVSRIRAKLGVDVAIRTVFEAATPAALAMRWAEVRAARAPLTRQVRPERIPLSYAQRRMWFLNGFEGTGAGYHIPMALRLHGDLDHEALEGALGDVLGRHESLRTVFPVDEGVPYQQVLPTAHVALPVLDIEPAALAETIAARAAEPFDLDHDLPIRAALLRTAADEHVLLLVVHHIASDGWSTGPLARDLTAAYTARRGDAGAWSAPALPVQYADYTLWQQEILGAEHDPASPLRRELDFWQRTLAGIPEELSLPYDHPRPAESTYTGGTVRLELPRTLHEKAARYASRRGASLFMVLHAGLATVLSRLGGGTDIPIGTPVAGRTDEQLDELVGFFVNTLVLRTDLSGAPSFADLLDRVRAADLAAFDHQGVPFERVVEELAPTRSLSRHPLFQVMLALQNTPPATVDLPGLAVSLVDYDDVAAVKFDLSVSLTEHHNPDGTPAGLDGTVEYSADLFEPDTVDRLAGWFVSVLDTALDDPERPITELDLLSAGEVETVLETWNDTARTLPPETVVEAFERQADHSRDDIAVVASLGRVSANRLNAEANQLARLLRQRGVGAGHTVGVALPRSVGTVVALLGVLKSGATYLPIDLTYPTDRITYMVTDANPSLVLTTSAATDRLPKVATLALDEHRATLAGLSADNLSNAERLRPLTPRQPAYVIYTSGSTGRPKGVVVEHRSLTNLLRQHAEHVFTPASERLGRRLRVALTSAVGFDASWDPVLWMIAGHELHIIDDETRRDPAALVDYVRDNDVDAIETTPSYLRQLLAAGLVDGPGHRPAVLALGGEAVDDRLWTQLRAIDGVTAYNFYGPTESTVNAVVTSLAEGHRPTIGKPVHNTRAYVLDARLRPVPAGVPGELYLSGAGVARGYLNRGPLTAERFVADPHSGAGERMYRTGDIARWRTDATLEFVGRADDQVKLRGFRVEPGEIAALLEADATVAHAAVVLRSGVTGEQRLVAYVVPANATPPQETDLRAALAAQVPDYMIPAAIVVVDRLPLTPNGKLDQQALPEPPDATPVTARAPRSPREDLLCKLFAETLGLPRVGIDDSFFTLGGHSLLAGGLIARIRAVFGVQLPIRRLFESPTVAGLAAHLDSGDDGSDLDVLLPLRTHGSRPPLFCVHPASGLSWTYSGLLKYLAPDQPLYGLQSRLLTDPGYAPVSIGEIAADYVAQIRSVQPHGPYSVLGWSFGGNLAHEVAAQLEAAGEDLDLLVLLDAYPEVPSDGLDAASESDVFTALLANQGVTADDGPLDRARVLEIYREIGNPMGSLDEAALGAMISAFVTQATLMRTFAPGRVNADLLFFTATVGREPTTPTLTDWLPYLAGHVDNHDIDVRHAQLTQPDALTRLGPILAERLSARPSDQPRATTGN